The following are encoded together in the Salvia hispanica cultivar TCC Black 2014 chromosome 6, UniMelb_Shisp_WGS_1.0, whole genome shotgun sequence genome:
- the LOC125196249 gene encoding protein LSD1-like isoform X2 produces the protein MQSQVVCSGCRSLLMYPSGATNVCCALCNSVTTIPPQGIEMAQLICGGCRTLLMYTRGATSVRCSCCHTVNLAPAPNMAHINCGNCHTTLMYPYGAPSIKCAVCQYITNVNMGNARVPLPMHRPVGPASPAPMPSGSAPLPNPQSQTVVVENPMSVDKSGKLVSNVVVGVTTDKK, from the exons CAGGTAGTTTGCAGCGGGTGCAGGAGTCTTCTCATGTACCCGAGTGGTGCCACCAATGTGTGTTGCGCCTTATGCAATTCCGTCACCACCATCCCTCCTCAAG GAATTGAAATGGCCCAACTGATATGTGGAGGCTGCCGTACGTTATTGATGTATACTCGGGGTGCTACCAGTGTGAGATGTTCTTGCTGCCACACAGTAAACCTAGCACCAG CACCTAATATGGCTCACATCAACTGTGGAAACTGTCATACAACACTCATGTATCCTTATGGTGCTCCATCTATCAAATGTGCTGTTTGTCAATATATCACGAATGTCAAT ATGGGAAATGCTAGGGTCCCACTTCCCATGCATAGGCCAGTTGGACCTGCCTCTCCAGCACCGATGCCTTCTGGTTCAGCG CCATTACCCAATCCCCAGAGCCAAACTGTTGTTGTGGAAAATCCTATGTCCGTTGACAAGAGCGGGAAACTG GTAAGCAATGTTGTTGTTGGCGTAACAACGGACAAAAAGTGA
- the LOC125196249 gene encoding protein LSD1-like isoform X1 — protein sequence MQSQVVCSGCRSLLMYPSGATNVCCALCNSVTTIPPQGIEMAQLICGGCRTLLMYTRGATSVRCSCCHTVNLAPVTHYQETTNTPNNKKKRMMYLAPNMAHINCGNCHTTLMYPYGAPSIKCAVCQYITNVNMGNARVPLPMHRPVGPASPAPMPSGSAPLPNPQSQTVVVENPMSVDKSGKLVSNVVVGVTTDKK from the exons CAGGTAGTTTGCAGCGGGTGCAGGAGTCTTCTCATGTACCCGAGTGGTGCCACCAATGTGTGTTGCGCCTTATGCAATTCCGTCACCACCATCCCTCCTCAAG GAATTGAAATGGCCCAACTGATATGTGGAGGCTGCCGTACGTTATTGATGTATACTCGGGGTGCTACCAGTGTGAGATGTTCTTGCTGCCACACAGTAAACCTAGCACCAG TTACCCATTATCAGGAAACCACAAACACCcccaacaacaaaaaaaagcgTATGATGTATCTCG CACCTAATATGGCTCACATCAACTGTGGAAACTGTCATACAACACTCATGTATCCTTATGGTGCTCCATCTATCAAATGTGCTGTTTGTCAATATATCACGAATGTCAAT ATGGGAAATGCTAGGGTCCCACTTCCCATGCATAGGCCAGTTGGACCTGCCTCTCCAGCACCGATGCCTTCTGGTTCAGCG CCATTACCCAATCCCCAGAGCCAAACTGTTGTTGTGGAAAATCCTATGTCCGTTGACAAGAGCGGGAAACTG GTAAGCAATGTTGTTGTTGGCGTAACAACGGACAAAAAGTGA
- the LOC125196248 gene encoding RING-H2 finger protein ATL43, with translation MPITFLILFILSNHAFLTTADGNSPPPLPMPRTAALKPGIAAALGILTTIFSITFLLLLYVKHCKGSSYANASPASTRDSGINRKVIESLPMFRFSSLRGHKDGLECAVCLNKFEAEEVLRLLPKCKHAFHVECVDTWLDAHSTCPLCRYRVDPEDVLLHTPLPTPRTSAPTPPPRVSGRHSSAGERGAAADNDLLRGRGSLDSWNSRRKKTGNSGGKGRKDGQLPVQGDRHRLEHRIIISGSGEGEEEAERLRRWSDVQAAESLYLKSEMLLEKESGSAVINGRSVSEITGMSRYRGNNGGKGKEEREKVVKRWLAWISQSQHPAVQSPLPSLPI, from the coding sequence ATGCCAATcacttttctcattctcttcattctctcgaATCATGCCTTCCTCACCACCGCCGATGGGAACTCTCCCCCGCCCCTGCCTATGCCGAGGACGGCTGCGTTGAAGCCGGGGATCGCGGCGGCTCTGGGAATACTCACCACTATTTTCTCAATTACATTCTTGCTACTTCTGTATGTGAAGCATTGCAAAGGGAGCAGCTACGCCAATGCCTCCCCGGCATCGACGAGGGATTCCGGGATCAATAGGAAGGTCATCGAGTCCCTCCCCATGTTCCGCTTCTCGTCGCTGCGCGGCCACAAGGACGGCCTCGAATGCGCCGTGTGCCTGAACAAGTTCGAGGCGGAGGAGGTCCTGCGCCTCCTCCCCAAGTGCAAGCACGCCTTCCACGTCGAGTGCGTCGACACCTGGCTCGACGCCCACTCCACGTGCCCTCTATGTCGCTACCGCGTCGACCCGGAGGACGTCCTGCTGCACACCCCTCTGCCCACGCCGCGCACCAGCGCCCCCACCCCGCCCCCCAGGGTCTCGGGGCGGCATTCCTCCGCGGGAGAGAGGGGCGCCGCCGCCGACAATGATCTCCTCCGGGGGCGGGGCTCCCTCGACAGCTGGAATTCCCGCCGGAAAAAAACTGGTAATTCCGGCGGGAAGGGCAGGAAAGACGGGCAGCTGCCGGTGCAGGGAGACCGGCATCGGCTAGAGCACCGGATCATAATATCCGGCAGCGGGGAGGGGGAGGAGGAGGCAGAGAGGCTGCGGCGGTGGAGCGACGTGCAAGCTGCAGAGTCGCTGTACCTGAAATCGGAGATGCTGCTGGAAAAGGAGAGTGGCAGCGCCGTAATAAATGGGAGAAGCGTGTCGGAAATAACAGGGATGAGTAGGTACAGGGGCAATAATGGAGGGAAGGGgaaggaggagagagagaaggttgTAAAGAGGTGGTTGGCCTGGATTTCACAGTCCCAACACCCAGCTGTACAATCTCCTCTTCCTTCTTTACCCATTTAA